A single genomic interval of Pyrobaculum arsenaticum DSM 13514 harbors:
- a CDS encoding GNAT family N-acetyltransferase — protein MTQLKGLGELDFALYISLISLYLQNPLDHVYMLYDLIYELDKTELYISGRGDVVEAYMLIWRGQKYSGIHLWNYSEDFKRLLKEALPAIIQLYRPSDLEKVAGALKEAGVEFKAEVYLDMVVDEERFRPYRPQEAVRLDPGRYVGEFVELKKAQGADIDERQAVELIKKRRCYGVFKDGRLVSITCRYVALPEVWIIGDVFTLPEYRGHGYGKIATSAITRDAVASGAVAYLHVNKKNVAATSLYAKLGYSILRERPWIFAPP, from the coding sequence GTGACCCAGCTGAAAGGCCTTGGAGAACTCGACTTCGCGCTGTACATCTCCTTAATTTCGCTATACCTCCAGAACCCCTTAGATCACGTCTATATGCTCTACGACCTCATTTACGAGCTCGATAAGACGGAGCTGTACATAAGCGGAAGAGGAGACGTGGTTGAGGCCTATATGTTAATTTGGCGGGGGCAGAAGTACTCGGGGATCCACCTGTGGAACTACAGCGAAGATTTTAAACGGCTCCTAAAGGAGGCGCTCCCGGCCATTATTCAGCTCTACCGCCCTTCCGATCTTGAAAAAGTCGCAGGCGCGTTGAAGGAGGCGGGGGTTGAGTTCAAGGCAGAGGTCTACCTAGACATGGTGGTAGATGAAGAGCGGTTTAGGCCGTATCGGCCCCAAGAGGCTGTTAGACTAGATCCAGGACGCTACGTGGGCGAGTTCGTCGAGTTGAAAAAAGCCCAGGGGGCAGACATCGATGAGAGACAAGCCGTGGAGCTTATCAAAAAGCGGAGGTGCTACGGGGTCTTTAAAGACGGGAGGCTGGTCTCAATAACGTGTAGATACGTGGCCCTCCCCGAGGTGTGGATTATCGGCGACGTCTTCACCTTGCCCGAGTACAGGGGGCATGGCTACGGGAAGATAGCCACCTCGGCGATAACGAGAGACGCGGTGGCCTCCGGGGCTGTGGCCTACCTCCACGTAAACAAGAAAAATGTAGCCGCAACAAGCCTCTACGCAAAGCTGGGGTACTCAATCTTGAGGGAGAGGCCTTGGATTTTCGCCCCGCCCTAG
- a CDS encoding DUF429 domain-containing protein, which produces MIVAGIDLAVAKPTAVATLDGCSLVYLGLASADEEIVHAASLLDPAVVAIDAPLTLPEGGRGLRDVEVELRRLGYRLLPPLMGPMRGLTERGIRLSRMFRAEVIEIHPATSLMAMGLSRGELRRRFGIGHADLLDAIAAALTAVAYAEGRYKRIGPFVLPTARVCV; this is translated from the coding sequence ATGATAGTCGCCGGGATAGACCTAGCCGTCGCCAAGCCCACAGCCGTGGCTACGCTTGACGGCTGTTCGCTGGTCTATCTAGGACTCGCTTCTGCCGACGAAGAAATTGTACACGCGGCCTCTCTCTTAGACCCCGCCGTCGTAGCTATTGACGCCCCCCTCACATTGCCCGAGGGCGGGAGGGGGCTTAGAGACGTGGAGGTGGAGCTACGCAGGTTGGGGTATAGGCTCCTGCCGCCTCTTATGGGCCCGATGAGGGGGCTCACTGAGAGGGGGATAAGGCTGAGCAGGATGTTTAGGGCGGAGGTGATTGAAATTCACCCGGCGACTAGCCTAATGGCCATGGGCTTGTCGCGGGGCGAACTACGCCGGAGGTTTGGCATAGGGCACGCCGATTTGTTAGACGCAATCGCGGCGGCTCTCACGGCGGTGGCATACGCCGAGGGACGCTATAAGAGGATAGGGCCCTTCGTCCTGCCCACTGCGAGGGTGTGCGTATAG
- a CDS encoding SDR family NAD(P)-dependent oxidoreductase, whose translation MPTAVVTGGSTGIGAATVKALAKRGYDVAFTYLRSEKEAESVVKEASGYGVRILSARADASSWDQMRAFADEVRRVFGKVDALVANAGGLPQRRTLEESDLDYWKALIDLNLTSAYIATKLFVPMMERGVVVYVSSVAAYTGGGRGAFVYAAAKAGLLGLTRALAKELGPRGVRVVAVLPGLIDTPFHNKANTGDIETWARNMVYMKRVGRPGEVAEVIAFLVSEGASYINGAFIDVNGGWYG comes from the coding sequence ATGCCGACAGCTGTCGTCACCGGAGGCTCCACCGGGATAGGGGCGGCCACTGTCAAAGCCCTAGCTAAAAGAGGCTACGACGTAGCCTTCACCTACCTAAGAAGTGAAAAGGAGGCCGAGTCCGTCGTCAAAGAGGCGTCTGGATACGGCGTAAGAATTCTGAGCGCGCGGGCAGACGCCTCGTCCTGGGACCAAATGAGGGCATTCGCCGACGAGGTGCGCCGCGTCTTCGGCAAAGTAGACGCACTCGTGGCAAACGCCGGCGGGCTCCCCCAGCGGAGGACGCTGGAGGAATCCGACCTAGACTACTGGAAGGCGCTCATAGACCTCAACCTCACCAGCGCGTACATAGCAACTAAGCTGTTTGTCCCCATGATGGAGAGGGGCGTAGTGGTGTACGTCAGCTCCGTGGCGGCATATACAGGCGGCGGCCGCGGCGCCTTTGTCTATGCCGCCGCCAAGGCGGGGCTCCTCGGCCTCACGAGGGCGTTAGCTAAAGAGCTGGGGCCGAGGGGGGTTAGAGTAGTGGCGGTGCTACCCGGACTAATAGACACCCCCTTCCACAACAAGGCAAATACGGGTGACATAGAAACGTGGGCAAGGAACATGGTCTATATGAAGAGGGTGGGGAGGCCAGGAGAGGTGGCAGAGGTCATAGCCTTTTTAGTAAGCGAAGGCGCGTCGTACATAAATGGCGCCTTCATAGACGTCAACGGCGGGTGGTACGGCTGA